In the Candidatus Baltobacteraceae bacterium genome, CACGTATCGCGCAGTAAATTGCACGAGTGCAGGAAGTTGTAGATCATCACCGGGTTAAAGACGTTGAGTTCGAAGTTGCCCTGCGAGGCACCAAAGCTGATCGCGAGATCGTTTCCGAACACTTGCGCGACGACCATCGTCATCGCTTCGGATTGCGTCGGATTCACTTTGCCCGGCATGATCGAGCTGCCCGGCTCGTTCTCCGGAAGGGTGAGTTCGCCGATCCCGGCGCGGGGACCCGACGAGAGCCAGCGGATGTCGTTGGCGATCTTCATGAGCGCCGCACCGAGCATCTTGAGCGCGCCCGAGGCGAAAACGAAGTCATCGTGCGAGGCGAGCGCGGTGAACTTGTTCGGGTGCGACCGCAGCGGCAGACCGGTCAGCTCGGCGAGTTTTTTCGCCGCGCGATCCGCGAATTCGGGATGGGCGTTGAGCCCCGTTCCAACGGCCGTTCCGCCGATGGCGAGATCGTAGAGATGGTTGAGCGCTTCGTTGCAGGCGACCATCGCACGATCGATTTGGGTCACGTAGCCCGAGAACTCTTGGCCGAGCGTGAGCGGCGTGGCATCCTGCAAATGCGTACGGCCGACCTTCACGATCTCTTTCCACTGCTTGGACTTCGCGTCGAGCGCGTCGCGCAATTTTTTCACGGCCGGCAGCATCTCGACCATCGCCTCGGCCGCCGCCATATGCATGGCCGTCGGAAAGGTGTCGTTCGAGGACTGCGACATGTTCACGTGATCGTTCGGATGCACGGGCTTCTTGCTGCCCATCTCGCCGCCGGCGATCTCGATCGCACGGTTCGAGATCACCTCGTTGACGTTCATGTTCGTCTGCGTCCCCGAGCCGGTCTGCCACACGCGCAGCGGGAAGTGCGCGTCGAGTTTACCGGCGATCACTTCGTCGGCCGCGGCGACGATCAGGTTCTTCTTCGCTTCGTCGAGCTTGCCCAGATCGTTATTGACGAGCGCGGCGGCTTTCTTGAGCGTAGCCATCGCTTTGATGACGGCCTTGGGCATCTGATCGCGCGGCGTGCTGCCGTCGCCGATATCGAAATGGATGAGCGAGCGCGCCGATTGCGCGCCGTAATACTTGTCCGCGGGTACGTCAATGGGTCCCATCGAGTCTGACTCGACGCGCGTTTTGGCCCCGTTGGTGTTCAAATTCGCAGTGGTCATGGCCCCGATATCTTCGCTCTTTTGGGCCTCTTTCAGCCTCGACCTAGGTCGCAGGCCGCCTGCCCTGGGCCGCGGCCCCCAAGGTCGTGCCGACGGGCCGAGTCTCCACCACCTCGAAAATCGTGAGGGGAAACCGAGGATCGAAGCCCCGCCGCGAGCAGCGGCCGCAGCTCATCGGGGCGGCCGGGCGGCGCTTTCGAAGGACCTCCATGGCGCAACGCTCGCAACGCAAAATATAGCGCTTGGCGGATTCGTTGAGCGGCCTCGCGCTGCCCAAATCGTGGTAGATCGAGGTCAGACCACATTCGCGCATCTTCTTCTTGAAGCGCGCGCCGTGACCCGTATCGCGATGACGGTCGAAGAGCCAGGCGTGAATCATCTCGTGCAAGAGCGTCTCGCGCAGCGCCTCGGGATGAGTCTGGAAATGCTTGGGCGAGAGTTCGATCAGCAGCGGCCGCACGCTATAGGTGATGCGCCCGGCGGAGTTTGAAAAGCGCGCGTTGTACCGAATGCGGCAGGCCGGTACTTCACCGTTGAAATGAAAGTTATTGAGCTCCGCGAAGAGCAACTGGAGATCGGTCTCCGAAGCCTGCACCGTTATCACGAAGAGTTTTTCGGCGTTCGTCCAAACGAGTCTTGTGCCCGATTCAAAACAACGCGGTTTACCGCCGCGCCTCTACGTGCCCATCGTTGCGGTCTTCGCGATCGTCTTCTTGGGCGCGATGGCCTGGCTGCTTCGCATCGGATTCGGCACGAGCGGCGGCGTCTTCGGTTCGGGAACCGGAGCGCCGGCGGCCGGAGCGAGCGCGCTGCCCGTCTCCGCGCAGTCGCAGGGTTCCAACGTCAACGTCGAAGGCGGAGGTCCGCCGCCGGCGGTGCAGGTGCAGCTCGCGCAGTTGCGCGCGCGCATAACGAAGAATCCGAAGGACGACGTCGCGCTCACGCAGCTCGCCGATCTCTACCTCGCGGCCGGCATGTACGCGAAAGCCGTTCCACTCTACAAACGAGCGCTAGCTGCCAACCCGCGCAACGCCGCCGCCGCCGAAGGCTTCAGCCAAGCACAAAACGCCCTCTCACAGGAGCACTAGACACAAGCGTGCGCATTTATATTTCTTGCGACATGGAAGGCACGGCGGGGGTTTGCAGCTGGATGCAGTGCGACCCGTCGAATACGGTCGAGTATCCCGTCTACCGGCGATACATGTCGCAGGAAGTGCGCGCGGCAATCGAAGGCGCCCGCAGCGGCGGCGCGACGGGCGTGCTGATCAACGACTCGCACTGGGATATGCGCAACCTGCTTTGGGACGAGTTGCCGGCCGACGTGCGCCTGATCTCCGGTTCGCGCAAGCCCTTTTCGATGGCGCAGGGTATCGATGGCGACGTTGCCGGCGCGTTCTTTACCGGCTATCACGCGAAGTCGGGCGATAAGGACGGGGCGCTCGCGCACACCTACACCGCCGACGTCCTTTACAACGTGCGCATCAACGGAACGGCGTGCAGCGAAGCGCTCTTAAACGCGGCGCTGCTCGGTTACCACGGCGTGCCGCTGCTGCTCGTAAGCGGCGATCGCACGATCGTCGAAGAGGTCGGCCGGCAGATGCCGTGGGTTACCCCGGTGATCGTCAAGGAGAGCATCGGGCACTACGCAACCAATTCGCTCACGCCGGCGGCAGCTCAGGCGGCGATTCGCGCTGCGGCCGGCGACGCGATGCGGAACGCCGGATCGGCGAAACCGTTCGTCTTCGAGCCTCCGATTAGGATGGAGCTGGAAACGACGCGCGTGGAACAAGCGGATTTCATCGAGTTGATGCCCGGCTTCGAGCGCATCGGCGGCCGCACGGTACGATTCGTTCACGACGATTATGCCGCCGTATTCCGCGCGTTCGTGGCGGCCTTTCGTTTGGGCGGCGCCGCCTCGGTCGTGGCATGAAGCTCTACATTTCGAGCGACATGGAAGGCGTCGCCGGCGTCTGCAGTTGGGAGCAAGTCGACGCGCGCGGTTACACGCCCGAATACGCGATCTATCAGCGCTATCTCACGCAGGAAGTCCGCGCTGCCATCGACGGCGCGCGCGATGCGGCCGCGTGCGAGATCCTGGTCAACGACTCGCACGGTCCGATGCGCAATCTGCTCTTCGACGGTTTACCCGACAACATCCGCGTCACGTTCGGAAATCGCAAACCCTTCTCGATGGTGCAGGGTATCGATGCGGGTTTCGACGGCGTCTTCTTCACCGGCTATCACGCGGCGATCGGCTCGGCCGGCGCCACGCTCTGTCACACGTATACGCCCGGCGTGATCTACGATCTGCGGGTCAACGGCGTGCGCTGCAGCGAGGCGACGCTCAACGCCGGCCTCGCCGGACACTACGGCGTGCCCGTGCTGTTGGTAACCGGAGATCGCACGACGATCGCGGAGGTCACCGCGCAGATGCCGTGGGTGACCGGTGCGATCGTGAAGGACAGCATCGGGCACTTGGCCGTCGACTCGCTCTCGCCCCAAGCCGCGCAGGCTGCCATACGCGCCGCCGCGACCGACGCCGTACGGAACGCCGCCGGGGCTAAGCCGTACGTCTTCGAGCCGCCCATTACGTTGGAGATCGACGTCACGCGTGTCGAGCAGGCCGACCTTATCGAATTGATTCCCGGCTTCGAACGCACGGCCGGCCGCACCGTCCGGCTGGTGCATGACGACTATCCGACCGTCTTTAAAGCCTTCGTCGCGGCCTTCCGAATGGGAGCGCTCGCGCTCTCCTAACGCGTTTCGCCGCGAATCGTCGGCGACGAGATCGCGACGACGGCAACGGCGAGACAGGCGAGTGCGGAGATCGTCATTCCGGCGCGCGCGCCGTAATGATCCGCCACGTAGCCGAAGAACAGCGTTCCGATCGGGACGCCGCAGAGCACGAGAAGGCGCACGGCGCCGAAGACGCGCCCCACGTAGTCTTCGTGGATGACGCGCAACCGAAAACCGATCACCTGCGAGATCTCGAATTGCACGCAAGCGTTACCGATTGCCCAGAACAGGCCGGCGATCCAGAGATTGTGCGTGAGCACGACCGGAATGAAGAGGATCGTGTCCACGATATAGGCGGTCGTGAGCGCTCGTCCGAACGGCCACCGGCGCGCGAACTTCGAGGCAAAGACCGATCCGGCGACCGCGCCGACGCCGGCAATCATCCAGAAGAGCGAAACCTGATAGTCGCTCGCACCGAAGCCGCGTTTTAAGAACGGGATCAAGATCGTGAATCCGCCGAACCCGACGATATTGAGCGTCAAACCGATGAACGATTGCGCGCGCATCCCGGGATCGGCAAAGAGCAGCCGAAAACCGGTTCGCATATCTTCGACCAGTTCGCGCCCGTTCGGCAGCCCGCTGGTTTTTTCGGGGCCGAGCGTAGGAATTCGCGAGAGTGAGTATTGCGAGACCAAATACGTCAGCGCGTTGAGCAGCAGGGCCGGCAGCGGCCCAAATGCCGCCAGCAGCGCGCCGCCCGCCGCAGGCAGGGCCATCTGCGAAACGCTGTCGGCGCCCATCAACGCGGCTTGCGCCGCGGTCGCACGCTCTTTGCCGAGCAAGAACGGAATGCTCGACGATTGACCGCCCATGAAGACCGCCGCGCCGATCGAAAGCACCACCAGGCCCGCGTAGACGCCGGCCACCGGCAGAGCGTGGCGTAGGAACAGGACGGCCATCGCGACCATGACTAAAAAGCGCACGACGTCCGCGCCGATCATCAGCGCGCGCCGGTCCACGCGGTCGGCGAGCGACCCCGCGGGAACGCTCAAGAACGCGAACGGTACGAACTCGCACGCATACGCGACGCCGGTCGAAAGCGCCGACCCGGTCAATCGGTAAACGAGCAGCGGGATGGCGAGCGTGCGCAGCCCATCGCCGGCCATGCTGAAGGCCTGGCCGATATAATATTGACGAAAACTTCGGGAAGCGAAGACGCCTTCGCGCTCGGCGACGGCGGTGGCGGACGACATACGAAACTCCCAACAACTGGTGCGGATGGTACGTGACGTGGGATGTGGGGCGTATGTCGCTATCGCATAGTTAGGCGATTTTACAAATATTCGTCTACGTTGTCAAGTTTTTTGCGTCGCGTACCAGCATGCCGCCGACGACCGCGCCGATCGCTCCGAGCACGGCAACGAGCGGTTCGTACCAATTGGGTACGAGCGACTGCGGGCTCGGGAAAATCAACGCGAAGACGCCGATCGAAAGGAGCGCCACGCCGAGGCCTGCGGCGTGATAGATCGGGCGCGACGGGGCAACCCGGGCCGTGAGCGCACCGCCGGCGATACTCGAAACGAATGCGAGCACGGCGTTGGCCGCGATAAATTTCGGCGGCGCGACTGCCATCGGCAGCCCGTGAAACATCGCCGCCGCGATAACGATCGCGCCGAGGAGAATCATCACGAGCACGACCACATACCCGCACCCGATCGCAAAGATCGTACGAACGTACGTCCTCATCGCCCACCCCTCACGCGCATCGCCGTTCGACAAGCTCGTCCTTCGACAAGCTCGTCCTTCGACAAGCTCAGGATGACAAGGGGCGCCGCCGCTGTCGCTGGGCCGCCGCCGATTGTCCGCTGGGCAACGGGCCTTGTCGTCGTTCTCATGCTGCGCCGTCGTCGTTTGTCATGCTGAGCCTGTCGAAGCACGAGTCCGGTCGTCCTTCGACAAGCTCAGGATGACAAAAAAGGGGTGTTATCGTTGTTGTCATGCTGCGTCGTTGCTGTTTGTCATGCTGAGCTGTCGCTGCTGTTTGTCATGCTGAGCTTGTCGTTGCTGTTTGTCATGCTGAGCTGTCGTTGCTGTTTGTCATGCTGAGCTGGCGTTGCTGTTTGTCATGTTGAGCTGGCGTTGCTGTTTGTCATGCTGAGCTTGTCGAAGCACGAGCGCGTTCCTCGCATCGTCCGTCCTTCGACAGGCTCGTCCTTCGACAGGCTCGTCCTTCGACAGGCTCAGGATGACAGGAAGGGGCAAGTTAGGCTACGGCTTGGGGTTTGGCTAGGGCGATGGCGATGGCGGCGACGTCGGACTCGGTGATCGAGAGGCGGCGCATCGCGGATTCGTATGCGTCGATGGCCTCTTCGCTCTTGCTCGAGGCGGCTCGCTCTTCGCGCAACCGCTTGATCTCTTCGGTCACGCGCCCGGCAAGTTCGGGCGTGACCTCGATGCCGTGACTTGCGAGCTCTTCGGAATGATGGCGCAACGTGTCCTCAACGAGCGCAACGCCGGAGTGTTTGCCGAATATCCAGTTGGTCTCACCGCCGACGAGGGCGGCGGGCACCGCTTCGTACATGCGGTGATCGATCAGCATGGCGTGCGTGTGGATCCCGGACTCGTGTGCGAAGACCTTCTCGCCCACGATCGGCTCGTGCTGCTGCATCGGGATGCCGCTAATGCGCTCCATAAAACGCGCGAGTTCGCGCAATTTGTGATACTTGAAGCCGGGAATCTCCACGCCATAGAGCACGTTGAGCGCGGTCACGAATTCGTGAAGTTTGACGTTGCCGGCCCGCTCGCCATAGCCGTTGGCGGTCACCGAAACCACTTTGAATCCGCACGAAACCGCGGTGATGGCATTGATCGTCCCTAGGCCGTAGTCGTTGTGGAAGTGGCAAACCATCGGCAATCCCTTCGGCATCGCCGCCACGATCCGGCTGGAGTACCACTTGGCCGCTTCGGGCGTGAGGCAGCCGACGGTGTCGGGCCACGCGGGACGATTGCCGCCCGCCTCCATGCCGGCCTTAAAATATGAAATGAAATATTCAACGTCGCCGCGACTGCCGTCTTCGGCGCCGAATTCGATCTTCGTGACGCCGCGCGAGCGCGCGTAGGCAATCGCGTCGCACTGCAGCTTGATATTCGCATTGCGGTAAAATTCGAGCGGAAGGTCGAGCCATTCGCTCTCGTCGCGGCCTTCTTGCTTGAGCAGCATCTTGCCGATCTTGTATTTCAAATGCAAGTCGCTGCCGCTCGTGAAGATGAAAAACGTCACCTCCGAGGGCGAGATGCCGACCTCTTCGAGCGTACGCGCCGTGACGTCGATGTCTTTGGCGCTGCTGCGGCACATCACGACGATCTCGGTCTCGCCGAGTTCGCCGCGGCGCTTGCCTTCCATAACCAATTGCAGCGTCTTGCGATCGCCGGCCGAGGCGGCCGGAAATCCGACGCTCATGATATGCACGCCGATATCGGCCAACCGCTTGGCGATCTCGTACTTCTGCGCCGGCGTGAAACAGACGCCCGGCATCTGCTCGCCGTCGCGCAGCGTCTCGTCGTAGAGCCGGATCGAGCTCGCATCGGGGAAGTTCAGCGCGCGCGTGAACTCGCGCGGGTCGCGAATCAGCCGTTCGATGGGTTCTCGAAATTCCATGATGCGCCCCCGACGTGTGTTGCTCGTTTTAAGACTTCTCGCGCGCGGCACCGTTCTACTTCACGGCCGGTCGAATGGCGGCGCCTCGTCGCGAGGGGCGAGCCCGGCGTCGACTGCCGCGCTCGACTGCGCGCGGCGCGTGTAGACGCGCAACTCGGACATGTCGCGTGGGAAGAGCAGCTCGAGCGCCCAATCGAACGCGACGCGCAACTTGCGATCGAGCCCCGGCAGGCGCGAGAGATAGTAGGCGCGCCAGAGAACCCACGCGAGAAAACCCGTCAAGACGCGATCGCCGGGCAATTGCGCGACGGCATTACGCGCCCCAAGCGAGGCCATCATACCGAGCGAGCGGTACCGAAACGGTCGCGTTGCTTCGCCGCGCAACGTGGCGACGAGGTTGGCCGCGAGCACCGGCCCTTCGCGAATCGCGTGCTGCGCGGTCGGCGGGTAAAACCCGCCGGCCTCGTTTGGAATCGCCGCGCAATCGCCGATCGCCCACACGTCGCGCGCCGTCGCAACGCGCATATCCGGCCCCACGAGAATCGCGCCGTTCTTGGCGTGCGGCAGCGGCGCCGCCGCGATCAGCGGCGAGGGGCGCACGCCGGCGCTCCACACGATCGTGCGCGTCTCGATCCGGCGCCCGCTCTGCAGTTCCAGCCCGTCGGCAGTGGCGGACCGGACGTTGTCGCCGAGCACGATCTCGACGCCGCGTTTGGCGAGAGCGCGCGCCGAATACGTCCCCATCGTTGGCGGCAGACCGGGGAGCAGCGAGGCGCCGCCTTCGACGAGCACGATGCGAATGTCGTCGCGGCGCACGTGCGGATAGAACCGTTCGACGCTGCGAAAGAGTTCGACCATTTCGCCGGCCGTCTCGACGCCGGTAAATCCGCCGCCGACGACCGCTAAGGTGAGGAGGCGCCGGCGTTCGGCGTCGTCGCGCGCGCTGTCGGCAAGTTCCAGCAGCCACATGAAGCGGTTGCGCAGGATGCCCGCGTCTTCGAGCGTCTTGAGCGCGAAGACGCGTTCGGCTACGCCCGGCAGATCGAACGTCGACGTCACCGACCCGAGTGCGAGCACCAGCTGATCGTACGCCAGCGACTCGGTTACGCCGGTAAGCGTGTGAACGTACGTCACGCTCTTCGCCGGCGGATCGAGCGCCAGCACTTCGCCGAGGATGAAGCGCGAAGATCGCAGCTGCGAGCGCACCGGCGTCACGATGTGACGCACGTCGAGCGCACCCGAACTCACTTCGGGCAGCATCGGCGTGAAGAGCGAGAAATTCTCGCGCCCGATCAAGACGATCTCCGCCTCGTTCGGGGCGAGCAGCCGCTCCAACCGGTGCGCGGTCGCAATGGCGGCGAAGCCCCCGCCGAGAATCACGATTCGTACGGCCATAGCTGAGATCGTTCTTCCCGAGAAGGCCTGGCTCTCCCGGCCCGTCAAGAGACGACTCATCGTGCCAGAAGACGACAAACAGCCGAAAAAACCGCCGGTCAATCCCTACGCGGGCAAGTGGAGCGCCGAGCGCCCCGAAGACCGCCAATACGACGTGCGCGAGGGCGAGTATCTCCCGCCGGACGGAAGCGAGAAAAAGCAAAACACCGCCAAGGGCGTCGGGGCCGGTCTGGTCGGCATCGGCCTGCTGCTGGCGAAGTTCAAGGGGCTGCTTTACATCCTCTTTAGTCTCAAGTGGCTCTTCGTAAGCGTAAAACTGCTCGCATACAGCTGGACGTTCTTCCTCTCGCTCGGCATCTACGTGCTCTTCTTCGGCTGGAAGATCGCGATCGTGTTCATCCTCGTGCTGTTGACGCACGAACTCGGGCACTACTTCGCGTTTCGGAATTACGGTTTGGAAGCGCGCCTGCCGGTCTTCATTCCGCTGCTCGGTGCGTTTACCGCCGGAACGCCGCCCAAAGACTTGGAACAGGACGCCTATATCGCGCTCGCCGGCCCGCTCACCGGTCTCGTGCTCGGCATAGCGTGTTACGCCTTCGGTACGATAACGCACGATGCGTTTTGGTACGCCTCCGCGTACATCTGCGCGTTTTTGAATCTCTTCAACATGATTCCAACTCCGCCGTTCGACGGCGGCCGCGTTATCAACGCGATCGCTCCGGTGCTTTGGATCGCGGGCTTCATTTTGTTTATCGTTCTCGCGATCGCGTTGCACATATCGCTGATCTTCATCGTAATCATCGGGCTTTTCGGGCTGCCCTCCGTCATTGCGGCGTTTCGCGGACACGTCGACCCGCGGGCGGCCGCGATGACGAACTGGGCGCGGGCGCGCGTGGGCG is a window encoding:
- the fumC gene encoding class II fumarate hydratase, which gives rise to MTTANLNTNGAKTRVESDSMGPIDVPADKYYGAQSARSLIHFDIGDGSTPRDQMPKAVIKAMATLKKAAALVNNDLGKLDEAKKNLIVAAADEVIAGKLDAHFPLRVWQTGSGTQTNMNVNEVISNRAIEIAGGEMGSKKPVHPNDHVNMSQSSNDTFPTAMHMAAAEAMVEMLPAVKKLRDALDAKSKQWKEIVKVGRTHLQDATPLTLGQEFSGYVTQIDRAMVACNEALNHLYDLAIGGTAVGTGLNAHPEFADRAAKKLAELTGLPLRSHPNKFTALASHDDFVFASGALKMLGAALMKIANDIRWLSSGPRAGIGELTLPENEPGSSIMPGKVNPTQSEAMTMVVAQVFGNDLAISFGASQGNFELNVFNPVMIYNFLHSCNLLRDTCTMFREHAVVGLQANEDIIAKYLSESLMTVTALSPKIGYDKAAEIAKKAHHNKATLKETAVGLGYVTSEEFDAFVVPKEMTYPK
- a CDS encoding SprT-like domain-containing protein; protein product: MITVQASETDLQLLFAELNNFHFNGEVPACRIRYNARFSNSAGRITYSVRPLLIELSPKHFQTHPEALRETLLHEMIHAWLFDRHRDTGHGARFKKKMRECGLTSIYHDLGSARPLNESAKRYILRCERCAMEVLRKRRPAAPMSCGRCSRRGFDPRFPLTIFEVVETRPVGTTLGAAAQGRRPAT
- a CDS encoding tetratricopeptide repeat protein — encoded protein: MPIVAVFAIVFLGAMAWLLRIGFGTSGGVFGSGTGAPAAGASALPVSAQSQGSNVNVEGGGPPPAVQVQLAQLRARITKNPKDDVALTQLADLYLAAGMYAKAVPLYKRALAANPRNAAAAEGFSQAQNALSQEH
- a CDS encoding M55 family metallopeptidase — protein: MRIYISCDMEGTAGVCSWMQCDPSNTVEYPVYRRYMSQEVRAAIEGARSGGATGVLINDSHWDMRNLLWDELPADVRLISGSRKPFSMAQGIDGDVAGAFFTGYHAKSGDKDGALAHTYTADVLYNVRINGTACSEALLNAALLGYHGVPLLLVSGDRTIVEEVGRQMPWVTPVIVKESIGHYATNSLTPAAAQAAIRAAAGDAMRNAGSAKPFVFEPPIRMELETTRVEQADFIELMPGFERIGGRTVRFVHDDYAAVFRAFVAAFRLGGAASVVA
- a CDS encoding M55 family metallopeptidase, with amino-acid sequence MKLYISSDMEGVAGVCSWEQVDARGYTPEYAIYQRYLTQEVRAAIDGARDAAACEILVNDSHGPMRNLLFDGLPDNIRVTFGNRKPFSMVQGIDAGFDGVFFTGYHAAIGSAGATLCHTYTPGVIYDLRVNGVRCSEATLNAGLAGHYGVPVLLVTGDRTTIAEVTAQMPWVTGAIVKDSIGHLAVDSLSPQAAQAAIRAAATDAVRNAAGAKPYVFEPPITLEIDVTRVEQADLIELIPGFERTAGRTVRLVHDDYPTVFKAFVAAFRMGALALS
- a CDS encoding MFS transporter, whose translation is MSSATAVAEREGVFASRSFRQYYIGQAFSMAGDGLRTLAIPLLVYRLTGSALSTGVAYACEFVPFAFLSVPAGSLADRVDRRALMIGADVVRFLVMVAMAVLFLRHALPVAGVYAGLVVLSIGAAVFMGGQSSSIPFLLGKERATAAQAALMGADSVSQMALPAAGGALLAAFGPLPALLLNALTYLVSQYSLSRIPTLGPEKTSGLPNGRELVEDMRTGFRLLFADPGMRAQSFIGLTLNIVGFGGFTILIPFLKRGFGASDYQVSLFWMIAGVGAVAGSVFASKFARRWPFGRALTTAYIVDTILFIPVVLTHNLWIAGLFWAIGNACVQFEISQVIGFRLRVIHEDYVGRVFGAVRLLVLCGVPIGTLFFGYVADHYGARAGMTISALACLAVAVVAISSPTIRGETR
- a CDS encoding NAD(P)/FAD-dependent oxidoreductase, yielding MAVRIVILGGGFAAIATAHRLERLLAPNEAEIVLIGRENFSLFTPMLPEVSSGALDVRHIVTPVRSQLRSSRFILGEVLALDPPAKSVTYVHTLTGVTESLAYDQLVLALGSVTSTFDLPGVAERVFALKTLEDAGILRNRFMWLLELADSARDDAERRRLLTLAVVGGGFTGVETAGEMVELFRSVERFYPHVRRDDIRIVLVEGGASLLPGLPPTMGTYSARALAKRGVEIVLGDNVRSATADGLELQSGRRIETRTIVWSAGVRPSPLIAAAPLPHAKNGAILVGPDMRVATARDVWAIGDCAAIPNEAGGFYPPTAQHAIREGPVLAANLVATLRGEATRPFRYRSLGMMASLGARNAVAQLPGDRVLTGFLAWVLWRAYYLSRLPGLDRKLRVAFDWALELLFPRDMSELRVYTRRAQSSAAVDAGLAPRDEAPPFDRP
- a CDS encoding site-2 protease family protein; amino-acid sequence: MPEDDKQPKKPPVNPYAGKWSAERPEDRQYDVREGEYLPPDGSEKKQNTAKGVGAGLVGIGLLLAKFKGLLYILFSLKWLFVSVKLLAYSWTFFLSLGIYVLFFGWKIAIVFILVLLTHELGHYFAFRNYGLEARLPVFIPLLGAFTAGTPPKDLEQDAYIALAGPLTGLVLGIACYAFGTITHDAFWYASAYICAFLNLFNMIPTPPFDGGRVINAIAPVLWIAGFILFIVLAIALHISLIFIVIIGLFGLPSVIAAFRGHVDPRAAAMTNWARARVGAWYLVVLFGLVFLTSYAHVAVPNGFR